The following coding sequences are from one Paenibacillus sp. FSL R5-0912 window:
- a CDS encoding ABC transporter ATP-binding protein: MSERLNTEQLSIGYAEALIVKGLNLSLPTGKITALVGANGSGKSTILKTMARIMKPKSGSVMLDGKSIHNLSTKEVAKQLAILPQNPTAPDGLTVSELVGYGRYPHQKGFGTMTPEDRSIIANAIEVTGMTEFHDRPIDRLSGGQRQRAWIAMALAQQTDILFLDEPTTFLDMAHQLEVLQLLQKLNEEEGRTIIMVVHDLNHASRYAQHMVAIKSGNVISEGAPVDVMTPVVLREVFGIEADIVPDPRTGVPLCLPYELAAYKAAGL, encoded by the coding sequence ATGTCGGAACGTTTGAATACAGAACAGCTGAGTATCGGATACGCAGAGGCGCTGATTGTGAAGGGGCTGAACCTGTCACTTCCGACAGGGAAGATTACAGCGCTGGTTGGTGCGAACGGCTCAGGTAAATCAACTATTCTGAAGACGATGGCGCGCATCATGAAGCCGAAGAGCGGCAGTGTCATGCTCGACGGCAAATCCATTCATAACCTGTCCACCAAAGAGGTGGCCAAGCAGCTGGCGATTCTGCCGCAGAATCCTACTGCGCCTGACGGTCTGACTGTATCTGAGCTTGTGGGTTACGGCCGCTACCCGCATCAGAAGGGCTTCGGCACCATGACGCCTGAAGACCGCAGCATCATTGCTAATGCAATCGAAGTTACCGGTATGACAGAATTCCATGACCGCCCGATTGACCGGCTCTCCGGCGGACAGCGTCAGCGGGCCTGGATTGCCATGGCTTTGGCGCAGCAGACAGATATTCTGTTCCTTGATGAACCGACGACATTCCTGGATATGGCCCATCAGCTGGAGGTGCTCCAGCTGCTGCAGAAGCTGAATGAAGAAGAAGGCCGGACGATTATCATGGTGGTACATGATTTGAACCATGCTTCCCGTTATGCACAGCATATGGTAGCGATCAAATCCGGTAATGTGATCAGTGAAGGGGCGCCGGTTGACGTAATGACACCGGTAGTTCTACGCGAGGTATTCGGCATTGAAGCCGATATTGTGCCTGATCCGCGTACCGGAGTGCCGCTGTGCCTTCCTTACGAGCTGGCCGCGTACAAGGCAGCTGGACTATAA
- a CDS encoding APC family permease yields MVSKVKRLLIGRPMKSNELDHEKLSKVKALAVLSSDALSSVAYGTEQILIVLVAAGFTAIWYSLPIALAVLGLLVILILSYRQTIFAYPQGGGAYIVAKTNLGVHTGLLAGGSLLVDYILTVAVSASAGTDAITSAFPGLHNHSVLIAVTVILLLTIVNLRGVTESASFIAIPVYLFVVSIFVLIIAGVFKYATGGAHAQVPEIGSAVSNVSMFLLLKAFSSGCSALTGVEAVSNAIPNFKAPAEKNAAKTLVLMGLILGAMFTGITLLAYWYGIMPNEKATVVSQITESTFGRGGLYFFIQGITAVILFLAANTAYSAFPLLAFMFAKDKYLPHAFMVRGDRLGFSNGIIFLGVMSAVLVAAFHGNTEGLIPLYAVGVFIPFTLSQLGMMVQWYRTKPKGWQSKFAVNTVGMLTTLTITLIFIITKFSSVWMAFIFLPLVIIVFHRIHRHYMNIADQLRICPATDKPCIKGSTVVVPVAGVTRAVLHSISYAKSLTENVVAVYVGFDEEEIHKMEQKWEEWNPGVRLIVLRSRYRSIIRPLVKFIDTVEWKTASTDHITVLIPQFVTKHWWQAILHNQTSLFIRSYLMNQKDIVIATVPYHLHK; encoded by the coding sequence ATGGTAAGCAAGGTAAAACGACTATTGATCGGGCGTCCGATGAAGTCGAACGAACTCGATCATGAAAAGTTATCCAAGGTGAAAGCACTGGCTGTCCTGTCTTCTGATGCGCTCTCGTCTGTAGCCTACGGAACAGAACAAATCTTAATTGTACTCGTGGCCGCAGGCTTCACAGCTATCTGGTACTCATTGCCAATTGCATTAGCCGTATTGGGCCTGCTGGTCATCTTAATCCTGTCTTATCGGCAGACCATTTTTGCTTATCCGCAGGGCGGAGGCGCCTATATTGTCGCCAAAACTAATCTCGGGGTTCATACCGGCTTGCTTGCCGGAGGCTCTTTGCTGGTGGATTATATTTTAACGGTGGCGGTAAGCGCCTCGGCGGGAACGGATGCGATCACATCAGCGTTCCCGGGTCTTCATAATCATAGTGTACTTATAGCGGTTACTGTCATTCTGCTCTTAACGATTGTCAATCTGCGGGGGGTTACTGAATCAGCTTCATTCATAGCCATTCCGGTATATCTGTTCGTCGTCTCCATCTTTGTGCTGATTATCGCGGGAGTCTTCAAGTATGCAACCGGCGGTGCTCATGCCCAGGTTCCTGAGATCGGCTCGGCGGTATCGAATGTCAGTATGTTCCTTCTGCTTAAGGCCTTCAGCTCCGGCTGTTCGGCACTGACCGGGGTAGAAGCTGTATCTAATGCGATCCCTAACTTCAAAGCACCGGCTGAGAAAAATGCGGCTAAAACACTGGTGCTTATGGGTCTGATTCTCGGGGCTATGTTCACGGGGATTACGCTTTTGGCTTATTGGTACGGTATCATGCCGAACGAGAAAGCAACGGTTGTGTCGCAGATTACCGAGTCTACCTTTGGCCGCGGCGGTTTGTACTTCTTCATCCAAGGCATCACCGCAGTAATCTTGTTCCTGGCGGCGAATACAGCGTATTCGGCATTCCCGCTGCTGGCATTCATGTTCGCCAAAGACAAATATTTACCCCACGCCTTCATGGTACGCGGAGACCGGCTGGGATTCTCCAACGGCATTATTTTCCTCGGCGTAATGTCGGCTGTGCTTGTAGCCGCTTTTCACGGTAATACCGAAGGGTTGATTCCATTATACGCCGTTGGGGTATTCATTCCGTTTACCCTTTCACAGCTTGGCATGATGGTCCAGTGGTACAGAACCAAGCCTAAGGGCTGGCAGAGCAAATTCGCAGTGAATACAGTAGGCATGCTCACAACCTTGACCATTACGCTCATCTTCATTATTACTAAATTCTCGAGTGTATGGATGGCCTTCATCTTCCTGCCGCTTGTAATCATCGTGTTCCACCGGATTCACCGCCATTATATGAATATTGCCGATCAGCTGCGCATTTGTCCGGCTACGGATAAACCTTGCATTAAAGGAAGCACAGTGGTTGTACCTGTTGCCGGTGTCACCCGCGCGGTACTGCATTCAATCAGCTATGCGAAGTCATTGACTGAGAATGTGGTGGCTGTATATGTCGGATTCGATGAAGAAGAGATTCACAAAATGGAACAGAAGTGGGAAGAGTGGAACCCTGGGGTTCGCCTGATTGTACTCCGCTCGCGTTACCGCAGCATCATCCGCCCGCTGGTGAAATTCATCGATACGGTGGAGTGGAAAACCGCTTCAACAGACCATATTACTGTACTCATTCCGCAATTTGTTACGAAGCATTGGTGGCAGGCGATTCTGCATAATCAGACCAGCTTGTTCATCCGCTCTTATCTGATGAATCAGAAGGATATCGTTATAGCAACTGTGCCGTATCATTTGCACAAATAG
- a CDS encoding iron-hydroxamate ABC transporter substrate-binding protein, giving the protein MFSFNLQRSTSMKLAMAGLMTTTLLLSACGNNNAVNNGGAATTAPATTAEATTAPEETTAPAVDQTVTDAMGHKVTIPANPQRVLASYLEDYLVALGVTPVAQWSVTNGTQDYLAAELKDVPTISYDLPLEAVTSFAPDFHIVQSEGTVQNGLYDQLNKIAPTYVLGDEISKDWRKSLLQIGELLNKTPEAEAAIAAYDQKAAEAKTKISAAIGDESVAILWLVSKNFYIVDETRSSGAVLYGDLGLKLPNLVTEIPAESRATWNPISLEKLSELTADHIILVNSDGADAAEVTDGAIWKGIPAVKAGNVHEFGRSTSWLYSGPIANSKTIDDALSSLVK; this is encoded by the coding sequence ATGTTTTCGTTCAACCTGCAAAGATCAACAAGCATGAAGCTGGCTATGGCCGGACTCATGACCACGACGTTGTTACTATCCGCATGCGGGAATAACAATGCAGTCAATAACGGAGGAGCGGCAACTACGGCACCTGCAACAACTGCAGAAGCTACAACTGCACCGGAAGAAACGACAGCCCCAGCGGTAGACCAAACAGTAACGGATGCCATGGGACATAAAGTCACTATCCCTGCGAACCCGCAGCGTGTGCTTGCTTCTTATCTGGAAGACTATCTGGTCGCACTCGGCGTGACTCCGGTTGCCCAATGGTCCGTGACAAACGGCACTCAGGATTACCTCGCAGCTGAGCTTAAGGATGTTCCAACCATCAGCTATGACCTTCCACTCGAAGCCGTAACTAGTTTTGCACCGGACTTCCACATCGTACAATCGGAAGGCACAGTCCAGAACGGTCTGTATGATCAGTTGAACAAAATCGCACCTACGTATGTACTCGGCGATGAAATCAGTAAAGACTGGCGCAAATCGCTGCTCCAGATCGGTGAGCTACTGAACAAAACGCCGGAAGCTGAAGCAGCCATTGCTGCCTATGATCAAAAAGCGGCGGAAGCCAAAACAAAAATCTCTGCTGCGATCGGCGATGAGTCTGTTGCCATCCTCTGGCTGGTATCCAAGAACTTCTATATAGTAGATGAAACCCGCAGCAGCGGGGCAGTCCTGTATGGTGACCTTGGCCTGAAGCTTCCGAATCTGGTTACCGAAATTCCTGCAGAGTCCAGAGCAACGTGGAATCCCATTTCACTTGAGAAATTGTCTGAGCTGACTGCAGATCATATCATCCTTGTGAACAGTGACGGGGCGGATGCTGCTGAAGTTACGGATGGCGCGATCTGGAAGGGGATTCCGGCTGTTAAGGCGGGGAATGTTCATGAGTTTGGCAGATCAACCAGCTGGCTGTACAGCGGTCCTATAGCTAACTCCAAAACAATTGATGATGCTCTGAGCAGTCTTGTAAAATAA
- a CDS encoding FecCD family ABC transporter permease, whose product MSVPSAKSRRTREAGILMLLAVLIIIIFIVSMNTGFMRLSPFDVLHTLLGEGTKQQNLILFDFRLPRIVISLLIGAGFAVSGSILQGLSRNALAEPSTLGINAGAGFAVLIFISFVPATTAGPIFVLPLLALAGAALTATLIYFLSYRRADGLSPTRLILIGIAVGAGIYAFQLILSLRLDPQNYQFVAIWLAGKIWGGDWRFVLALLPWILILLPFAFYKARVLNVLNLGDETSKGLGLPLERERLLLLAAAVALAGACVSVSGGIGFVGLIAPHLARRLVGPRHQIMLPAAALIGALLLLTADTIGRWILQPTEIPTGIVVAIIGAPYFLYLLAKSKA is encoded by the coding sequence ATGTCTGTACCCTCAGCGAAATCGCGCCGCACCAGAGAAGCCGGTATTCTAATGCTGCTTGCTGTACTTATCATCATTATTTTTATTGTCAGTATGAATACCGGCTTCATGCGCTTATCACCATTTGATGTTCTACATACTCTGCTCGGTGAAGGAACCAAACAGCAGAACCTGATTCTGTTTGATTTTCGGCTGCCGCGTATAGTGATCTCATTGCTCATCGGGGCGGGATTCGCAGTATCAGGATCTATTCTGCAAGGCCTGTCGCGCAATGCTCTTGCCGAACCTTCAACTCTAGGTATTAACGCCGGAGCAGGATTTGCAGTGCTGATCTTCATTTCATTTGTCCCGGCAACCACGGCGGGGCCCATCTTTGTTCTTCCGCTGCTGGCGCTGGCAGGTGCCGCGCTTACGGCCACACTGATCTATTTTCTCTCCTACCGGAGAGCCGACGGACTCTCGCCGACACGCCTGATCCTGATCGGTATTGCCGTAGGTGCCGGCATTTACGCTTTTCAGCTGATCCTGTCGTTGAGACTGGACCCGCAGAATTATCAGTTCGTAGCCATCTGGCTGGCCGGTAAAATCTGGGGCGGAGACTGGCGATTCGTGCTGGCACTGCTCCCCTGGATATTGATTCTGCTGCCGTTCGCGTTCTACAAAGCTCGGGTGCTTAACGTACTGAACCTAGGGGATGAAACCTCCAAGGGACTTGGGCTGCCGCTGGAGCGGGAACGTCTGCTGCTCTTGGCTGCTGCAGTGGCTCTCGCAGGCGCCTGCGTTTCGGTCAGCGGAGGCATCGGCTTTGTCGGACTGATTGCACCGCATCTCGCCCGCAGACTTGTAGGCCCGCGTCATCAGATCATGCTGCCTGCAGCCGCTTTGATAGGCGCGCTGCTGCTGCTCACCGCAGACACTATCGGGCGCTGGATTCTGCAGCCAACAGAGATACCTACAGGTATCGTGGTGGCAATCATCGGCGCCCCGTACTTTTTATATCTTTTGGCAAAATCTAAGGCTTAA
- a CDS encoding (2Fe-2S)-binding protein yields the protein MNEQLIQEFTTKFDLHPAVPEGALHSFAAAELVHEQGMRAFVDTYGPLMKALDDKAVAAYFGGYMSNLALAVQYSVTGFSFVPGLSLANLGIHLIPADGYCRIAFSLHVWKTEQAPEEQQSRDAWRNDVFARFYQETAGPLVRCISQVSGLSLGEVWGQMPSKFNYYVESFAAGITDPAVLKQIEADYSYLKDELPAEVFQMPRNPFHVKVRRIESIADPEQTVQMRNRCCMYYRTEGGRLCYTCPRMKEEERAARREEFRSERAAAGS from the coding sequence ATGAACGAACAATTGATTCAGGAATTCACCACCAAGTTTGACCTGCATCCTGCGGTGCCGGAGGGGGCTCTGCACTCCTTCGCTGCGGCTGAACTGGTGCATGAGCAGGGTATGAGGGCATTTGTAGACACTTACGGGCCGTTAATGAAAGCGTTGGACGATAAAGCAGTTGCGGCATATTTCGGCGGCTATATGTCCAATCTGGCGCTTGCGGTTCAGTATTCAGTCACAGGATTCTCCTTCGTTCCTGGGCTCAGCCTAGCGAATCTGGGGATTCATCTCATTCCGGCAGACGGATATTGCCGGATTGCCTTCTCCCTTCACGTGTGGAAGACCGAGCAGGCTCCTGAGGAACAGCAGAGCAGGGACGCGTGGCGAAATGATGTGTTTGCCCGCTTTTATCAAGAGACTGCCGGGCCTCTGGTACGCTGTATTTCACAGGTGAGCGGTTTATCACTTGGTGAGGTCTGGGGACAGATGCCGTCCAAATTCAATTATTATGTGGAGTCCTTTGCAGCCGGAATTACTGATCCTGCGGTGCTTAAGCAGATTGAAGCAGATTACAGCTATCTGAAAGATGAACTGCCTGCTGAAGTATTCCAGATGCCCCGGAATCCGTTTCATGTGAAGGTACGGAGAATTGAATCGATCGCTGACCCGGAGCAGACTGTACAGATGCGCAACCGCTGCTGTATGTATTACCGGACAGAAGGCGGCCGTCTATGTTATACCTGCCCCCGGATGAAAGAAGAGGAACGTGCAGCGAGAAGGGAAGAATTCCGCTCAGAGCGTGCTGCGGCCGGGAGTTAG
- a CDS encoding FecCD family ABC transporter permease codes for MVSSTRSNLNPSTAAEDKPIKSRPVAAATILLLGIAAIVFGLMLSVSVGAADIRLATVWEAVFRFNPELGQHQVIRELRIPRALAGALVGACFAVAGAIMQGMTRNPLADSGLLGLNAGAGVGLALAFAFAPSLSFMYIMIYCFIGAAVASLLVFGIGSLSHSGLTPLRLTLAGAAVSAMLLALSQGIAILYHLSQDIAFWMAGGIGGANWTQLKIMSPWVACALIGSLVLSRSITLLSLGRDVAAGLGQRTRLVQTAGMIIVVILAGAAVSTVGPIAFVGLMIPHITRYLVGVDYRWIIPCSAVLGSVLILFADIAARMINAPYETPIGALIAVIGVPFFIYLASKRKGEL; via the coding sequence ATGGTTTCATCCACACGTTCTAACCTCAATCCTTCTACGGCTGCAGAGGATAAACCCATCAAGTCGCGGCCGGTGGCTGCAGCTACGATCCTGCTGCTCGGAATAGCCGCCATCGTCTTCGGGCTGATGCTGTCTGTATCGGTAGGAGCGGCAGATATCCGGCTGGCTACTGTATGGGAAGCTGTCTTCCGTTTCAATCCGGAGCTGGGACAGCATCAGGTCATCCGGGAGCTGCGGATCCCCCGCGCTTTGGCCGGAGCGCTGGTGGGTGCATGTTTTGCTGTTGCCGGCGCGATCATGCAGGGGATGACCCGGAATCCGCTGGCGGATTCGGGGCTGCTGGGACTTAACGCCGGAGCCGGTGTTGGCCTGGCATTGGCTTTCGCCTTTGCCCCTTCGCTGTCTTTCATGTATATCATGATCTACTGCTTCATTGGAGCAGCTGTGGCATCGCTCTTAGTCTTCGGCATCGGTTCGCTGTCCCATAGCGGGCTGACACCGCTACGCCTGACCTTAGCGGGTGCTGCGGTCAGTGCCATGCTGCTGGCGCTCAGCCAAGGCATCGCCATTCTGTATCACCTCTCCCAGGATATCGCGTTCTGGATGGCAGGAGGGATTGGCGGAGCCAACTGGACACAGCTCAAGATTATGTCCCCCTGGGTTGCATGTGCGCTTATCGGGTCGCTGGTGCTCTCGCGTTCCATCACGCTGTTAAGCCTGGGAAGGGATGTTGCCGCAGGACTGGGGCAGCGCACACGGCTGGTACAGACCGCAGGGATGATCATTGTGGTCATTCTTGCCGGAGCGGCAGTCTCGACGGTGGGGCCGATTGCTTTTGTCGGATTAATGATTCCGCATATTACCCGTTATCTGGTGGGGGTGGATTACCGCTGGATCATTCCTTGCTCGGCAGTACTCGGGAGCGTGCTGATCCTCTTTGCCGATATCGCTGCGAGAATGATTAATGCGCCTTATGAAACACCAATAGGTGCCCTGATTGCAGTAATCGGCGTACCGTTCTTCATCTATCTGGCCAGCAAGCGCAAGGGGGAGCTGTAA